From a single Bacteroidota bacterium genomic region:
- a CDS encoding ATP-binding protein: protein MVAQLTHSELSSRSQERTSYYLKLAKLRIPATPEQVKCSSARNLTKQQLAVLMQGDYIKNGQPVLITGPTGCGKSYLACALAHQACHQGYRTQYYSMTRFIEKITLSKLDGSYLKLLTHLDRTPLIILDDFGIQPIDQNVRLTLLQMLEDRYNRRSIIFTSQLPVKGESLRKMEA, encoded by the coding sequence ATGGTTGCCCAGCTCACTCATTCAGAATTATCTTCCAGATCGCAGGAGCGAACATCCTATTACCTTAAATTGGCAAAGCTGCGCATTCCCGCAACACCCGAACAAGTAAAATGCAGTTCCGCACGTAACCTGACCAAGCAACAGTTGGCGGTACTCATGCAAGGCGATTACATTAAGAACGGTCAACCTGTTTTGATAACTGGTCCAACAGGATGCGGAAAGAGTTATCTGGCTTGTGCTTTAGCTCATCAGGCTTGTCATCAAGGTTATCGAACACAGTACTATAGCATGACTCGATTCATTGAAAAAATCACACTATCCAAGTTGGATGGGTCATACCTAAAATTACTCACTCATCTGGATCGGACACCTCTTATCATTCTTGACGACTTTGGCATACAACCAATCGATCAAAATGTTCGGCTGACACTGCTCCAAATGCTGGAAGATCGTTACAATAGAAGGTCCATCATCTTCACCTCCCAACTACCGGTAAAAGGAGAATCATTACGCAAAATGGAAGCGTAA
- a CDS encoding IS21 family transposase, whose protein sequence is MSPLELAELLYENDYTDLKSKRHQLLIEHFKSCSTELKETGVTRQLLWLEYKESHPQGYEYSQYCEHLRTFLDNKDVVMHLEHIPGQEMMIDYAGDKMCFIDMETGEIITCNVFIATLPYSGLTFCIATVLQRLQDVLYGIGEAIRYFGGVSKIVLSDNMKTLVTRSNRYEPLFTDLCYQLSAHYGNVFQATRPAKPRDKAMVEGHVKIVYQQVYAPLRKRTFYSLKELNIALRDHIEKLNNKPYKNSSQCRWSIYLEREKEFMIPVPQAAFVMKTK, encoded by the coding sequence TTGTCTCCATTGGAGCTTGCTGAGTTGCTTTATGAAAATGACTATACCGATCTTAAAAGTAAGCGTCATCAGCTACTTATTGAGCACTTCAAAAGTTGTAGCACAGAGCTCAAAGAGACTGGTGTAACCCGACAGCTTTTATGGCTTGAATACAAAGAATCACATCCTCAAGGGTATGAATATAGCCAGTATTGTGAGCATCTGCGCACCTTTCTTGATAACAAGGATGTTGTGATGCATCTTGAACATATTCCTGGTCAGGAAATGATGATCGACTATGCCGGTGACAAAATGTGTTTTATTGACATGGAGACGGGCGAGATAATTACTTGTAATGTTTTTATTGCTACGCTCCCTTATAGTGGGCTTACCTTTTGCATAGCAACGGTACTCCAACGCCTCCAGGATGTGCTTTATGGAATCGGTGAAGCGATAAGGTATTTTGGCGGAGTGAGTAAAATAGTATTGAGTGATAATATGAAAACACTCGTCACACGCAGCAATCGGTATGAGCCTCTTTTTACCGACTTGTGTTATCAGCTAAGTGCCCACTATGGAAATGTCTTTCAGGCTACCCGTCCTGCCAAACCCCGGGACAAGGCCATGGTAGAAGGTCATGTCAAGATCGTTTATCAGCAGGTATATGCACCACTTCGAAAGAGAACATTTTATTCCCTGAAAGAACTCAATATCGCTCTACGGGATCACATTGAAAAGCTCAATAACAAGCCCTATAAAAATAGTTCGCAATGTCGCTGGTCCATCTATCTGGAAAGAGAGAAAGAATTTATGATCCCAGTCCCGCAAGCGGCTTTTGTAATGAAAACAAAGTAA